TAAGTTCGAACTGGCAAAATCAACATCACGATGAACAAAATAGCGGTAAGGCCAGCTAAGATGAGATATTGATCGCTAATAACTAAAACAGATTGTTGCGCTTGAATCGCAGAATTTAGGGCAGATAAACCACCTGAAACACGATCTGCACCATTTGCGGTGAGCACAGGTGGAGTAAGTGGATTAATGACAGGACCTTGAATATTTTGGAAAACATGTTGGGCGGTGTTTTCAATCAGCCGTGTTGAATGGTATTCACCGCGCACTCGATTGATCCAATCCAAAATACATACACCCAGTACACCGCTAATCGCACGCGGAGTATTAATCATTGGTGATGCATAAATTGCCATGGTTGGGTGAACGCTGTTTGTTCCCATCATTAAGAGCGAGAGCACGACACAGGTTTGTCCCAAACATGAGATTGCATGCCAAAAATAAAATTGATCTTGATTCCATGTGGTATCAAGTTGACTTGCACCTAGGCAACCCGCAATGACCAGAAGTAAACCAAACCCATGCACATATCGGCTATCCACCCAAGCTTGATTTAAAAGCTTCACAACAATAGGAATATAGATAAATTGCAATGCCGCAATTTGTAAGCCAATCCACATGGTCTGAGTGGGTTTATAGCCATGCACTGCACTTAAGTAATTGAGTGGTAATGTGCTGGTTGACATACCAATAATGACAAAGCAAAAGAGTGCGAAAACAGCATAAGCAAAATTTCTGATTTCGAGCATTTGCGGTTTAATGAGTGGTGACGGATAACGCCATTCATGTATGAAAAACCAAGGTAAAGTAATTGCACTAATTAAGGCTAATACACAAATTAATTGAGAATGGAACCAGTCTAAATGGTTGCCATGCAACAACATGGTGCTCAGGCTGGCTAAGCTAATAATCGCTAAAATGGCACCCATCCAATCGTAAGTTTTTATTCTTGAATAATTCAATGGATCTTGGGGAATACCAAAATACACTAGTGCAGCACTTAGCGCACAAAAAGGAATGGTTTGGAAAAATATCATTTTCCAGCCAATCACATCTAAATAAAAAGCAGAGAGTGCAGCACTTAGGTTAGGAAAGAATGTTGCAGTTAATGCGTAGCAGGCGAGACCCCATAGCCGAATGTCAGGTCCTAAAAATCTAAGCGCACAGGCCATGAGCAAAGGAATGGTTAGACCATTGGCAAGACCTTGTAAGCCTCGCAATAAGTAAAAGATTTCGATATTTGGACTAAAAGGAATTAAAACGCTAGAAAAGAGGCAAAGTCCTATAGCAAAAAGCAGAACTCTGCGCATAGAAAAAATGACTGCCCAACTGGTAGACAGAATCATGCCAATAATCATGGCACTCGCGTAAATACTGTTGACCCAATAGCCAGAGTCAACACTAATTCCCATCGCGCCACGAATGTCGACTAAGGTAATGCTGGTGATTCGGTTGTTAAATTCAACAGTCATTGCAGCAAATATTGCACCTGCTAAACCGATGAGTGGCTTTGTATTCATTTTTTACCTTAAATCTTAAACATCCATTCATTGCAAGGAGTAGATATTTACTGTACTGTACCGATCGGTACTCTACTCTCTAATTAAATTTCCGTCAATTCTCGATTTTGAACTTTTCGATGAGTTACACTTAGAATGAAATCGCTAAAATTTTTATAAGGTCAATATGTCAGTTTCAACTAAAGCTAATGAAAAAGATCAAAAAATTCTGGATGCAGCAACCAAGTTTTTTTTGATTCACGGTTTTAGTGGAACAACGACAGACATGATTCAAAAGGAAGCGGGTGTTTCAAAAGCAACGATGTATGGGTGCTATAAAAATAAAGAAGCGATGTTCGCTGCGGTGATTGAACGTCAATGCAGGAACATGCAAGAGCAAATTATTTTAGTCGAGACAAAAGCTGAAAATTTACGCTCAGCTTTAACCGAGATTGGGAAAACTTACCTGTGTTTTATATTGTCGCATTCAGGATTGGCATTTTTTAGAGTTTGTATTGCAGAAGCAGTTAGATTTCCAGAGTTATCTGAAAAATTCTTTGAAGTAGGTCCACAAAAGCTTGCAAATATTATTGCGGGTTATCTTGAAAAATCTCAAAAAAATAATGAGATTGAGTTAAATTCTTCTGCTGATATAGCAGCAAATATCTTCTTGGCATTATTACGAAGTGATGCCCATCTAAAGTGTCTGACACATCCTAATTATGCAATTTCTGATAGTGAAATTAGTACTTGGGTTGAATATGCTGTTGATCTATTTATGAAAAATATCAATTACAAGCCAAGTTAATTTAGGAAATTTTATTCTATCTATAAGCTCTAGATGTAGAAGTTAAAAAGAGACCAGTTTGAGGTCTCTTTTTTAAATTGATTAGATAGCCTCTCTGGTCATCTCACCATTCACCAACCTTAAAATTTGCAATGGATTGCTGTCTTTTAAAGCTTCTGGCAATAAACTCTGCGGATAGTTTTGGTAACACACAGGTCTTAAGTAACGGTCAATTGCCAAGGTTCCAACAGAAGTTCCTCGGGCATCTGAAGTGGCTGGATATGGTCCACCGTGTACCATGGCATCACACACTTCAACACCTGTTGGATAGCCATTTATGAGTAATCGTCCAGCTTTCTCTTCTAACACCGGAACCACATCTGCAAATTCAGTTAAGTCTGCTTCATCAGCAATTAAAGTCGCAGTCAGCTGACCATTCATGCTTTGTAATGCCCGAATGAGTTGGGCTTTATCTGCCACTTCAATGATGACTGTGGTTGGCCCAAAGATTTCTTCTTGCAGAAGTTGGTCGCCTGCCAGTAACAACTCAACATCCGCTTTAAACAGTTGTGGCTGTGCCTGATTGCCTTGGTGGGTTTGACCTGCCAAATGTTTAATGCCTTGATGCTGGGTTAAGTGCTCAAGACCAGCGGTATAGCTTTTTAATGTTCCGGCATTCAGCATAGTTTGTGGAGGTTTGCCATCCATAATTTCGGTTAGGTTGCTAATAAGCTGAGTAAACTCGGCTGATTTAATTCCCAAGACTAAACCCGGATTGGTACAGAACTGACCACAGCCTAAAACGACTGAATCTGCTAAGTCCTGTGCAATTTTTTTACCACGGTTTTTTAAGGCTTCTGGCAACATCAGCATTGGGTTAATACTGCTCATTTCAGCGAACACTGGAATCGGTTGGAGGCGGGCTGCTGCCATGTCACATAAAGCGCGACCACCACGCAGTGAACCTGTAAAACCAACTGCCTGAATAAAAGGATGCTTCACTAAAGGTTCACCCACGCCATTACCATAGATCATGTTAAATACGCCTTTAGGCATATTTGATTTTTCTACAGCACGTTCGATTGCCTGAGCTACGAAGTCCGCTGTCGCCATATGTCCGCTATGCGCTTTGACTACCACCGAACAACCAGTTGCCAGTGCCGAAGCCGTGTCACCACCCGCAGTTGAGAATGCTAAAGGAAAGTTACTTGCCCCAAAGACTGCCACAGGACCAACACCGATTTTAATCTGACGCAAGTCTGGGCGAGGTAAAGGCTGACGCTCAGGTAAAGCGGTATCAATACGGGCACCTAAAAAATCACCACGGCGTAACACTTTGGCAAACAGGCGCATTTGTCCACTGGTACGGCCACGTTCACCTTGCAAACGTGCAAGCGGTAAAGCCGTTTCCTGTGAGACGATTTCTAGAAAATCTGTACCCAAAGCATCGAGCTCATCGGCAATATTTTCTAAAAAGGTAGCACGCTGTTCAGGTGAAGTATGGCGGTAAGTCTTAAAAGCTTGGCTTGCTGCATCACAAGCCTGATTGATTTCCTGTTCGGTTGCATGGTGAAACTCATAAGGCAAAGTTTCGCCAGTCGTTGCATTGACACTTTTTAGTAAAGTGGAACTTTGTGCACTACGTAAACCGCCAATAAAGTTGTGTCCGATAATGGTCATAACAAATATCCTGAAATTAATGAGAGTGTCTTGGAAGGTTGTCTTGATTTACGACTCGCATATATAAAGTTGCAGGCTCTAAACAGCCACCCGTTGATAATTGGCCAACCATGTTGCGATACATTTCTTGCCAAGGCGTTTGAGATGTAGAGACAGTGGGTTTCCATTCCTGACGGCGTTTGTCTAACTCTTCGTCTGAAATGAGGACATTTACGGAACGTTTATTGAGATCAATGCGCAAACGATCATTTGTTTTTAATAAAGCAATGCCACCACCTACCGCCGCTTCAGGTGACATATTTAAGATAGAAGGGCTAGCAGATGTTCCACTTTGACGGCCGTCGCCTAGGCAAGGCAGAGAGTCAATTCCTTTTTTAATTAATTCTGCGGGAGGAGCCATATTTACAACTTCTGCGCTGCCCGGATAACCAACAGTGCCAGCGCCACGAATGACCAAAATACAATGTTCATCAATGTCTAAGGCAGGGTCATTAATTCGTGCGTGGTAATCCTCTGGTCCTTCAAAAACGATCGCCCGAGCTTCAAAGCTATTTTCACCATTTGGGTCAGATAAATAGGTTTTCTTAAATGCTTCACCCACAACAGACATTTTCATAATGGCGCTATCAAAGAAATTGCCACTAAGCACAATAAAACCTGCACCATGTTTTAATGGTTGTTCATATGGAAAAATGACATCTGCATTGGAGGTTTTTGCATTTTTAGCAATTTCTCCCATCGTTTTACCGCTGACTGATGCACAGTCTTCATGTAAAGCGCCGGCCTTTTGTAATTCATGCAAAACAGCAGGAACACCGCCAGCACGGTGAAAACCTTCACCCAAATATTTACCCGCAGGCATACAGTTCACAATGAGCGGAATGTTTTCTCCAACACGTTGCCAGTCTTCTAAACTCAGCTCAATCCCCATATGACGAGCAATTGCAATTAAATGAGGAGGGCAGTTACTTGATGCACCTAATGCTGAGGCTACAGCAATGGCGTTTTCAAATGATTGTTTATTCATGATTTTAGATGGTCGTAAATCTTCTAAAACCATTTCACATATTCTTTTGCCGGTCATATAGGCCATTTGCCCGCGTTCGCGATAAGGTGCTGGAATGCTTGCACATGTCGGTAAAGACATACCTAAAGCTTCTGCTAATGCATTCATTGAAAGTGCAGTACCCATGGTGTTGCAATGTCCGACCGAAGGGGAAGCGGAAGTCGTCATTTCCATGAAGCCTTCATAGTCGATTTCACCTGTGGCAAGTAAATTTCTTGCATGCCAAAGTACTGTACCTGAGCCAATTAACTCACCTTTAAAATGACCATCTAACATTGGCCCACCAGATAACACGATTGCCGGTATATCTGTTGTTGCGGCTGCCATTAAACAAGCAGGTGTCGTTTTATCACAGCCTGTTGTTAGTACCACACCATCAAGTGGATAGCCATGTAAGATTTCAACTAAACCTAAGTAAGCTAAATTTCTATCGAGTGCAGCAGTAGGTCGGCGAGACTGTTCAGCAATCGGGTGAACAGGAAACTCCATCGGGATACCGCCCGCATCACGAATGCCTGCTTTCACACGTTCAGCAAGCTCTTTGTGGTGACGGTTACACGGGGTCAAATCACTACCAGTTTGTGCGATACCAATAATAGGGCGGCCTGATTGTAGCTCGGCACGGGTCAGGCCATAATTCATGTAACGCTCAACATAGAGTGCTGTCATGTCAGCATGTGTAGGATCATCAAACCATTCTTGGCTGCGTAAAAAAATCCGTTTATCTTGATCATTCATTTTTAGATCCTTCTACTGATCTCGCTCAGCAATTTAATTTTTCAAGTGATGAATATTACGATTGAACTGGTCGATAATACGTGAAATTTATAGTAATTCGCGTTGTTTTAAATTGTGCATCAAAGCATTTATGCCAAAATTCCACGGCATCGCTTTATCACTGGTCATGACCGTGTTGTATAGAGTGCCGAGCTTTGGTGAATGAATACGAACGACATCTCCCACTTTATGGGTAAACCCTGCACCAGCTTGCTCACGGTCTTGGGTAGGTGCAAATAAAGTACCCAAAAACAAAACAAAACCATCTGGATATTGGTGATTTTCATTCAGTGTTTGTTGAATTAAATCTTCGGGATCACGGCTAATTTGAGACATAGAGCTAATGCCATTGAGCACAAAGTTATCTGTACCCTGAATTTGCAGTTCAACATCACAAGCACGGATATCATTTAAAGTAAAAGTATGATCAAAAAGGCGAATAAATGGTCCAATTGCACAAGATGCATTGTTATCTTTTGCTTTACTCAACAGTAAGGCACTACGGCCTTCAAAGTCCCGTAAATTCACATCATTACCTAAAGTCGCACCTAAAATTTTACCGTGGCTATTTGCAACCAATACAACTTCCGGTTCTGGATTATTCCACTCAGACTTTGGGTGAATACCAATATTTTGCCCCGTTCCTACGGCTGCTAAGACAGGTGCTTTGGTAAAAATTTCAGCGTCGGTACCAATACCCACCTCAAGATATTGAGACCACATATTTTGTTCAATTAAATATTCTTTGAGTTGCAGCGCTTTTTCAGAACCGGGTTCAATTGTTTTTAAATTATCGCCGATTACCCCTTGTACAATTTCACGGATGGATTGGGCTTTTTGTGCATCGCCGCCCGCTTGTTCTTCAATCACACGCTCTAACATGCTTGCTGCAAAGGTCACACCAGCTGCTTTAATCACTTGTAAATCAATAGGAGCTAAAAAATATGCCTTGTTTGTATCTGGCTCAGCGACTGTGTTAGCAAATAACTCATCAATTGACCCAACTAATTTTCCTTCAATTTCAATTAAAGCTTTTAAAGGATCCGAACTTTCAAGTAACTGAGAAATAGTGTGGAACTTTTCAGAAATATCAAAAACCTGATCGCCTTTTAAAAGAATCGGAGATGG
This genomic stretch from Acinetobacter oleivorans DR1 harbors:
- a CDS encoding MFS transporter; this translates as MNTKPLIGLAGAIFAAMTVEFNNRITSITLVDIRGAMGISVDSGYWVNSIYASAMIIGMILSTSWAVIFSMRRVLLFAIGLCLFSSVLIPFSPNIEIFYLLRGLQGLANGLTIPLLMACALRFLGPDIRLWGLACYALTATFFPNLSAALSAFYLDVIGWKMIFFQTIPFCALSAALVYFGIPQDPLNYSRIKTYDWMGAILAIISLASLSTMLLHGNHLDWFHSQLICVLALISAITLPWFFIHEWRYPSPLIKPQMLEIRNFAYAVFALFCFVIIGMSTSTLPLNYLSAVHGYKPTQTMWIGLQIAALQFIYIPIVVKLLNQAWVDSRYVHGFGLLLVIAGCLGASQLDTTWNQDQFYFWHAISCLGQTCVVLSLLMMGTNSVHPTMAIYASPMINTPRAISGVLGVCILDWINRVRGEYHSTRLIENTAQHVFQNIQGPVINPLTPPVLTANGADRVSGGLSALNSAIQAQQSVLVISDQYLILAGLTAILFIVMLILPVRTYPPRIALIKLMNSHNSGKSL
- a CDS encoding TetR/AcrR family transcriptional regulator, with translation MSVSTKANEKDQKILDAATKFFLIHGFSGTTTDMIQKEAGVSKATMYGCYKNKEAMFAAVIERQCRNMQEQIILVETKAENLRSALTEIGKTYLCFILSHSGLAFFRVCIAEAVRFPELSEKFFEVGPQKLANIIAGYLEKSQKNNEIELNSSADIAANIFLALLRSDAHLKCLTHPNYAISDSEISTWVEYAVDLFMKNINYKPS
- a CDS encoding aldehyde dehydrogenase (NADP(+)); protein product: MTIIGHNFIGGLRSAQSSTLLKSVNATTGETLPYEFHHATEQEINQACDAASQAFKTYRHTSPEQRATFLENIADELDALGTDFLEIVSQETALPLARLQGERGRTSGQMRLFAKVLRRGDFLGARIDTALPERQPLPRPDLRQIKIGVGPVAVFGASNFPLAFSTAGGDTASALATGCSVVVKAHSGHMATADFVAQAIERAVEKSNMPKGVFNMIYGNGVGEPLVKHPFIQAVGFTGSLRGGRALCDMAAARLQPIPVFAEMSSINPMLMLPEALKNRGKKIAQDLADSVVLGCGQFCTNPGLVLGIKSAEFTQLISNLTEIMDGKPPQTMLNAGTLKSYTAGLEHLTQHQGIKHLAGQTHQGNQAQPQLFKADVELLLAGDQLLQEEIFGPTTVIIEVADKAQLIRALQSMNGQLTATLIADEADLTEFADVVPVLEEKAGRLLINGYPTGVEVCDAMVHGGPYPATSDARGTSVGTLAIDRYLRPVCYQNYPQSLLPEALKDSNPLQILRLVNGEMTREAI
- a CDS encoding IlvD/Edd family dehydratase; the encoded protein is MNDQDKRIFLRSQEWFDDPTHADMTALYVERYMNYGLTRAELQSGRPIIGIAQTGSDLTPCNRHHKELAERVKAGIRDAGGIPMEFPVHPIAEQSRRPTAALDRNLAYLGLVEILHGYPLDGVVLTTGCDKTTPACLMAAATTDIPAIVLSGGPMLDGHFKGELIGSGTVLWHARNLLATGEIDYEGFMEMTTSASPSVGHCNTMGTALSMNALAEALGMSLPTCASIPAPYRERGQMAYMTGKRICEMVLEDLRPSKIMNKQSFENAIAVASALGASSNCPPHLIAIARHMGIELSLEDWQRVGENIPLIVNCMPAGKYLGEGFHRAGGVPAVLHELQKAGALHEDCASVSGKTMGEIAKNAKTSNADVIFPYEQPLKHGAGFIVLSGNFFDSAIMKMSVVGEAFKKTYLSDPNGENSFEARAIVFEGPEDYHARINDPALDIDEHCILVIRGAGTVGYPGSAEVVNMAPPAELIKKGIDSLPCLGDGRQSGTSASPSILNMSPEAAVGGGIALLKTNDRLRIDLNKRSVNVLISDEELDKRRQEWKPTVSTSQTPWQEMYRNMVGQLSTGGCLEPATLYMRVVNQDNLPRHSH
- a CDS encoding fumarylacetoacetate hydrolase family protein; the encoded protein is MNFTLNSQNSLPEDATQGYLIGRAWIPNQISGPSPILLKGDQVFDISEKFHTISQLLESSDPLKALIEIEGKLVGSIDELFANTVAEPDTNKAYFLAPIDLQVIKAAGVTFAASMLERVIEEQAGGDAQKAQSIREIVQGVIGDNLKTIEPGSEKALQLKEYLIEQNMWSQYLEVGIGTDAEIFTKAPVLAAVGTGQNIGIHPKSEWNNPEPEVVLVANSHGKILGATLGNDVNLRDFEGRSALLLSKAKDNNASCAIGPFIRLFDHTFTLNDIRACDVELQIQGTDNFVLNGISSMSQISRDPEDLIQQTLNENHQYPDGFVLFLGTLFAPTQDREQAGAGFTHKVGDVVRIHSPKLGTLYNTVMTSDKAMPWNFGINALMHNLKQRELL